A genomic window from Geminocystis sp. M7585_C2015_104 includes:
- a CDS encoding DEAD/DEAH box helicase: MTTSFASLGLSPSLVAQLDRIGFVTPTKIQSLAIPQILSGHDVVGQSQTGTGKTAAYSLPIVELIEPNNKQVQALVLTPTRELAQQVAEFLKDVIGKEKIYVLTVYGGQSIERQIRMLEKGVHIVVGTPGRIIDLLNRGNLRLDCLRYVVLDEADEMLSMGFIDDVRQILSQTPPSRQTTCFSATMPKEIQQLIQDFLRNPVYVTGDQPQTTPSQIEQYVYFVPRGWTKTKALLPILEIEAPQSGIIFVRTKKTASELTARLQEAGLSVDEYHGDLSQAQRERLIQRWREGKIKLVVATDIAARGLDVSDLSHVFNFDLPDNTETYIHRIGRTGRAGKEGKAISLVEASERRLLRQIEHRLNKTLKVTPLPTRAQVENKRMQKLMAQVKDTLAGERLASFLPLVKELQGEYEPAAIAAAALQLLYDRDCPSWLQEDWEVPPPAPSKPSLRGNFRKPKRSVPSL; the protein is encoded by the coding sequence ATGACTACATCATTCGCAAGTCTAGGACTCTCCCCCTCTCTAGTCGCCCAATTGGACAGAATCGGCTTTGTAACACCCACCAAGATCCAGTCCCTGGCCATACCCCAAATTCTATCAGGCCACGACGTGGTAGGACAATCCCAAACCGGCACCGGCAAAACAGCCGCCTACTCCCTGCCCATTGTAGAACTAATAGAACCCAATAACAAACAAGTCCAAGCCCTCGTCCTCACCCCCACCAGAGAATTGGCTCAACAGGTGGCTGAATTCCTAAAAGACGTCATAGGCAAGGAAAAAATCTATGTTTTGACTGTCTACGGCGGCCAATCTATTGAAAGACAAATCCGCATGCTCGAAAAAGGTGTCCACATCGTAGTAGGCACCCCCGGACGTATCATTGACCTGTTGAATCGAGGTAATCTTCGCCTTGACTGCCTCCGCTATGTAGTTTTGGATGAGGCCGATGAGATGTTAAGTATGGGCTTCATCGACGATGTGAGACAAATCCTCTCCCAAACTCCCCCTTCCCGTCAAACTACCTGCTTCTCCGCCACCATGCCTAAGGAAATTCAACAACTTATCCAGGATTTCCTCCGAAACCCCGTCTACGTCACCGGCGATCAACCCCAGACTACCCCCTCCCAAATTGAACAATACGTCTATTTTGTCCCCCGCGGCTGGACCAAAACTAAAGCCCTCCTCCCCATCCTGGAAATTGAAGCCCCACAATCTGGTATTATTTTTGTACGCACTAAAAAGACAGCCTCAGAACTGACGGCAAGGCTACAAGAGGCAGGATTGAGTGTGGACGAGTACCACGGGGATTTAAGTCAAGCCCAAAGGGAAAGACTTATTCAACGCTGGCGAGAAGGCAAAATTAAGTTGGTAGTGGCTACCGATATTGCCGCCAGGGGTTTGGACGTCTCTGACTTGAGCCATGTGTTTAATTTTGACTTACCTGATAACACAGAAACCTACATCCATAGAATAGGACGCACCGGCAGGGCAGGAAAAGAAGGAAAGGCTATATCCCTAGTAGAAGCCAGTGAGCGTCGTCTGTTGAGGCAAATCGAACATCGTCTCAATAAAACCCTAAAAGTCACCCCCCTCCCCACCAGGGCACAGGTGGAAAACAAACGCATGCAAAAACTCATGGCACAGGTTAAAGACACCCTTGCTGGGGAAAGACTGGCCTCCTTCCTACCTCTGGTCAAGGAACTACAAGGAGAATACGAACCCGCCGCCATCGCCGCCGCCGCCCTCCAATTGCTCTACGACCGCGATTGTCCCTCCTGGTTGCAAGAAGACTGGGAAGTGCCCCCCCCCGCCCCCAGCAAACCCTCCCTCAGGGGCAATTTCCGCAAGCCCAAGCGCTCAGTTCCCTCTCTCTAA